Proteins from one Microbacterium sp. Root553 genomic window:
- a CDS encoding LuxR C-terminal-related transcriptional regulator, which produces MRILICEDSVLLREGLVRLLEDAGHTVVAALPDVEGLQEAVSASDPELCILDVRLPPTFTDEGIRAALGLRATNPALPLLVLSQYVEERYASDLIAAQGGPLGYLLKDRVADVSEFLASVQRISEGATVLDPEVVAQLLTRRNRDDRMQRLTERERTVLALIAEGKSNQAIAGLLFLSEASVEKHITAIFQKLGFEQGESGNRRVLAALAHIENTGGTTPTGQTGAGR; this is translated from the coding sequence ATGCGCATCCTGATCTGCGAGGACTCGGTCCTGCTGCGTGAGGGACTCGTGCGACTGCTCGAGGACGCCGGGCACACCGTGGTCGCCGCCCTGCCCGATGTCGAAGGACTGCAGGAGGCGGTGTCCGCGAGCGACCCCGAGCTCTGCATCCTCGACGTGCGCCTTCCTCCCACGTTCACCGATGAGGGCATCAGAGCCGCTCTCGGGCTGCGCGCGACGAATCCCGCGCTCCCGCTCCTCGTCTTGTCGCAGTATGTGGAGGAGCGCTACGCCTCCGACCTCATCGCCGCACAGGGCGGTCCGCTCGGCTACCTGCTCAAGGATCGCGTCGCGGACGTCTCGGAGTTCCTCGCCTCCGTCCAGCGGATCTCCGAGGGTGCGACCGTGCTCGACCCCGAGGTCGTGGCCCAACTGCTCACCCGTCGCAATCGGGACGACCGGATGCAGCGGCTCACCGAACGCGAGCGCACCGTGCTGGCGCTGATCGCGGAGGGCAAGTCGAACCAGGCGATCGCCGGTCTGCTCTTCCTCTCCGAGGCCAGCGTCGAGAAGCACATCACCGCGATCTTCCAGAAACTGGGCTTCGAGCAGGGCGAGTCGGGCAACCGACGCGTGCTGGCGGCGCTCGCGCACATCGAGAACACCGGCGGTACGACGCCGACCGGACAGACAGGAGCGGGACGATGA
- a CDS encoding sensor histidine kinase, with the protein MTTQTATPHVATATKPPLRLFLTILHLAGIGVIGGFIFATLSGLLGTGLGLLFAAGIGAVLLVGLVYALFGVGWFEVARVGALYRTPIAPLRWRPRDRPGFVGWLRSLGRQSIDGRMWRALANFAITAVLGWIVLRLAWGVVWSVIICFAPLTATDAVIGPFGGGGIPVAWAPVVGILGLAASLAGMIGLALLHRVLALSIVVRSREAELTERVRASSAQREGAVRAADVERTRIERDLHDGVQPRLVSVGMTLGLAQQKIDHDPDAAKELIAEAHTSTKAAITELRQLARGIHASVLDDRGLDAALSALAGRSHIPVSLDVRMDGRCSREAEAAVYFSIAESLTNAAKHSRASEARVTVRRREGGILWARVEDNGMGGAQVQPGGGLDGIANRVLAAGGTFRLESPVGGPTSLEVNVPCAS; encoded by the coding sequence ATGACGACACAGACTGCCACGCCGCACGTGGCGACGGCCACGAAGCCGCCGCTTCGCCTCTTCCTCACGATCCTTCATCTGGCAGGGATCGGGGTCATCGGCGGCTTCATCTTCGCGACCCTCTCGGGACTGCTCGGCACGGGCCTCGGTCTGCTCTTCGCGGCCGGAATCGGAGCTGTGCTCCTCGTCGGCCTCGTCTACGCGCTGTTCGGCGTCGGCTGGTTCGAGGTCGCCCGGGTGGGAGCACTGTATCGGACTCCGATCGCACCGCTGCGGTGGCGCCCACGGGACCGTCCCGGTTTCGTCGGGTGGCTGCGTTCCCTGGGACGGCAGTCGATCGACGGCCGGATGTGGCGGGCGCTCGCGAACTTCGCGATCACCGCGGTCCTGGGCTGGATCGTGCTGCGCCTGGCGTGGGGCGTCGTGTGGTCGGTGATCATCTGCTTCGCTCCCCTGACCGCCACCGACGCCGTCATCGGGCCGTTCGGAGGCGGGGGCATCCCCGTCGCGTGGGCGCCGGTCGTCGGCATCCTCGGACTGGCCGCCTCACTCGCCGGCATGATCGGTCTGGCCCTGCTGCACCGCGTGCTCGCGCTCTCGATCGTCGTCCGCAGCCGTGAGGCCGAGCTGACCGAAAGGGTGCGAGCCAGCTCCGCGCAGCGCGAGGGAGCGGTGCGTGCGGCCGATGTCGAGCGCACCCGCATCGAGCGTGACCTGCATGACGGCGTCCAGCCCCGACTCGTGTCGGTGGGGATGACTCTCGGCCTCGCCCAGCAGAAGATCGATCACGACCCGGATGCGGCCAAGGAGCTCATCGCCGAGGCGCACACGTCGACCAAGGCGGCCATCACCGAGCTGCGACAGCTCGCCCGAGGCATCCACGCCTCGGTTCTCGACGACCGGGGTCTCGACGCCGCGCTGTCCGCGCTCGCGGGACGCTCGCACATCCCGGTGAGCCTCGACGTGCGGATGGACGGGCGGTGCAGCCGTGAGGCCGAGGCCGCGGTGTACTTCTCGATCGCCGAATCGCTCACCAACGCCGCGAAGCACTCCCGCGCCAGCGAGGCCAGGGTCACCGTGCGGCGGCGCGAGGGCGGCATCCTCTGGGCCCGCGTCGAAGACAACGGCATGGGCGGCGCCCAGGTGCAGCCAGGCGGCGGCCTCGACGGCATCGCGAACCGCGTGCTCGCCGCCGGCGGCACCTTCCGCCTGGAGAGTCCCGTCGGCGGCCCGACCAGCCTGGAGGTGAACGTGCCATGCGCATCCTGA
- a CDS encoding DUF3566 domain-containing protein gives MSTVADKLAKKSTRKTGGKQVRLRLVYVDFWSAVKLSFLGAVALAIVTMVSFFLIYLVLQATGILAQADDFVGVVTDESVRISEIAGLPQVMAFAAVVSILNLIVFTVLGAVVAGIYNVAVKVTGGLLVGFMSN, from the coding sequence ATGAGCACAGTAGCCGACAAGCTGGCGAAGAAGTCCACGCGCAAGACCGGAGGCAAGCAGGTCCGCCTGCGTCTGGTGTACGTCGATTTCTGGTCGGCTGTGAAGCTCTCGTTCCTGGGAGCCGTCGCGCTCGCGATCGTCACGATGGTGTCGTTCTTCCTGATCTACCTCGTGCTCCAGGCCACCGGGATCCTCGCTCAGGCGGATGACTTCGTCGGCGTCGTCACCGACGAGTCCGTGCGCATCTCCGAGATCGCCGGTCTGCCGCAGGTGATGGCGTTCGCGGCCGTGGTCTCGATCCTGAACCTGATCGTCTTCACCGTCCTCGGCGCTGTCGTGGCCGGTATCTACAACGTTGCCGTGAAGGTGACCGGCGGGCTGCTCGTCGGCTTCATGTCGAACTGA
- the gyrA gene encoding DNA gyrase subunit A, protein MTDEERPELAHDHGKIDQVDLQSEMQRSYLDYAMAVIVGRALPDVRDGLKPVHRRVIYGMYDGGFRPDKSFSKCARVVGEVMGQYHPHGDSAIYDALVRLVQPWSLRYPLAMGQGNFGSPGNMGAAAPRYTETKMAPLALEMVRDIEEDTVDFTDNYDGQTQEPTVLPARFPNLLVNGSVGIAVGMATNIPPHNLREVSAAALWALDNPGLPREELLEGLIQRIPGPDFPTGAQILGTKGVQEAYRTGRGSITMRAVVNVEEIQGRTCLVITELPYQVNPDNVAVKIGDLARDGKITGIADIRDESSDRTGQRLVVVLKRDAVAKVVLNNLYKHTQLQENFGANMLAIVDGVPRTLAIDGFVTNWITHQLEVIVRRTRFRLAKAEARMHILRAYLKALDALDEVIALIRRSPTVDEARTGLKALLDIDDDQADAILSMQLRRLAALERQKILDEAAELESLIAEYKAILADESLQRDIIRAELTGIVDRFGDDRRTHILHGFDGDVSMEDLIAEEEMVVTITRAGYIKRTRSDNYRSQHRGGKGIKGAQLRADDIVEHFFVTTTHHWLLFFTDKGRVYRSKTYEVPEAGRDAKGTHVANLLALQPDENIAQVLDIRDYAVADYLVLATRDGLVKKTRLDSYDTNRQGGVIAIRLNEEDELVSALMVNAEDDILLISRRGMSVRFSATDEALRPMGRATAGVKGMKFREGDSLLSASVAAPGHFVFVVTDGGYAKRTAIEEYRVQGRGGFGIKVAKLNDDRGTLAGGLMVAEDDEVLVVLSSGKVVRSAVAEVPAKGRDTMGVVFARTTEADRILAIARNSERGLTDDAEADEAESDPGAAAPETTENPEEADA, encoded by the coding sequence ATGACTGACGAAGAACGCCCCGAGCTGGCACACGATCACGGCAAGATCGACCAGGTCGACCTGCAGTCCGAGATGCAGCGCAGCTACCTCGACTACGCGATGGCCGTCATCGTCGGTCGTGCGCTGCCCGACGTGCGCGACGGACTCAAGCCCGTGCACCGACGGGTGATCTACGGCATGTACGACGGTGGCTTCCGCCCCGACAAGTCCTTCTCGAAGTGCGCCCGTGTCGTGGGCGAGGTCATGGGTCAGTACCACCCGCATGGCGACTCGGCGATCTACGACGCCCTCGTCCGTCTCGTGCAGCCGTGGTCGTTGCGCTATCCCCTGGCGATGGGCCAGGGCAACTTCGGCTCGCCCGGCAACATGGGCGCCGCGGCTCCGCGATACACCGAGACCAAGATGGCCCCGCTCGCGCTCGAGATGGTGCGCGACATCGAAGAGGACACGGTCGACTTCACCGACAACTACGACGGTCAGACGCAGGAGCCCACGGTCCTCCCGGCGCGCTTCCCCAATCTGCTCGTCAACGGGTCGGTCGGCATCGCGGTCGGCATGGCGACCAACATCCCCCCGCACAACCTGCGCGAGGTGTCGGCGGCCGCGCTCTGGGCGCTCGACAACCCCGGTCTGCCCCGCGAGGAGCTGCTCGAGGGACTGATCCAGCGCATCCCCGGCCCGGACTTCCCCACCGGTGCGCAGATTCTCGGAACCAAGGGCGTGCAGGAGGCCTACCGCACCGGGCGTGGATCGATCACGATGCGCGCGGTCGTCAACGTCGAGGAGATCCAGGGTCGCACGTGCCTCGTGATCACTGAGCTGCCGTACCAGGTCAACCCCGACAACGTGGCAGTGAAGATCGGCGACCTCGCCCGTGACGGCAAGATCACCGGCATCGCCGACATCCGTGACGAGTCCTCGGACCGTACGGGTCAGCGCCTCGTCGTGGTGCTCAAGCGCGACGCGGTCGCGAAGGTCGTCCTGAACAACCTGTACAAGCACACGCAGCTGCAGGAGAACTTCGGCGCGAACATGCTGGCGATCGTCGACGGCGTTCCCCGCACGCTGGCGATCGACGGCTTCGTGACCAACTGGATCACCCACCAGCTCGAGGTCATCGTCCGTCGCACCCGCTTCCGCCTGGCGAAGGCGGAGGCGCGCATGCACATCCTGCGCGCATACCTGAAGGCGCTCGATGCGCTCGACGAGGTCATCGCGCTCATCCGCCGCTCCCCCACGGTCGACGAGGCTCGCACCGGCCTGAAGGCCCTGCTCGACATCGACGACGACCAGGCCGACGCGATCCTGTCGATGCAGCTGCGTCGACTGGCCGCGCTCGAGCGGCAGAAGATCCTCGACGAGGCGGCGGAGCTCGAATCCCTCATCGCCGAGTACAAGGCGATCCTGGCCGACGAGTCCCTGCAGCGCGACATCATCCGGGCGGAGCTCACCGGCATCGTCGACCGTTTCGGCGACGACCGCCGCACGCACATCCTGCACGGATTCGACGGCGACGTGTCGATGGAGGACCTCATCGCCGAAGAGGAGATGGTGGTCACCATCACCCGCGCCGGGTACATCAAGCGAACGCGCAGCGACAACTACCGGTCGCAGCACCGTGGCGGCAAGGGCATCAAGGGCGCACAGCTGCGCGCGGATGACATCGTCGAGCACTTCTTCGTGACGACCACGCACCACTGGCTGCTGTTCTTCACCGACAAGGGTCGCGTGTACCGCTCGAAGACCTACGAGGTCCCCGAGGCCGGTCGCGATGCGAAGGGCACGCACGTCGCGAACCTGCTCGCCCTGCAGCCGGACGAGAACATCGCGCAGGTGCTCGACATCCGCGATTACGCGGTGGCGGACTACCTCGTGCTCGCGACGCGCGACGGTCTGGTCAAGAAGACACGACTCGACAGCTATGACACCAACCGCCAGGGCGGCGTGATCGCCATCCGCCTGAACGAGGAGGACGAGCTCGTCTCGGCCCTCATGGTCAACGCCGAGGACGACATCCTGCTCATCAGTCGTCGAGGGATGTCGGTGCGGTTCAGTGCGACGGACGAGGCGCTTCGCCCCATGGGTCGTGCGACGGCCGGCGTGAAGGGCATGAAGTTCCGCGAGGGCGACAGCCTGCTCTCCGCATCCGTCGCCGCACCGGGGCACTTCGTGTTCGTGGTCACCGACGGCGGGTACGCGAAGCGCACCGCGATCGAGGAGTACCGCGTCCAGGGACGCGGTGGATTCGGCATCAAGGTCGCCAAACTCAACGACGATCGGGGCACCCTCGCGGGTGGTCTGATGGTGGCGGAGGACGACGAGGTCTTGGTGGTTCTCTCCAGCGGCAAGGTGGTACGCTCTGCCGTGGCCGAGGTGCCGGCGAAGGGCCGAGACACCATGGGAGTGGTGTTCGCCCGTACGACGGAAGCGGACCGGATCCTCGCCATCGCCCGCAACAGCGAGCGCGGCCTCACCGACGACGCCGAAGCGGACGAGGCGGAATCGGACCCCGGTGCCGCCGCCCCCGAGACGACCGAGAACCCTGAGGAAGCAGACGCATGA